One Acinetobacter pullicarnis genomic region harbors:
- a CDS encoding FAD-binding protein, whose protein sequence is MPLIFNRYKKYILWSTLIVLCVLILIPAIHLLRTKLNQQLPQVPLAAGYSNDASQLNLTKVYKVVDIPAEPEAMRAQIRALLSEAKAKHLKVSIAGAQHSMGGHSIYPDGIVLNMLPYKQMQFDPQSNILSIGSGALWQDAIAYLDGYGKSIAVMQSFSNFSIGGSMSVNGHGWQKNSPPLSSSVISFTLMNAQGEILNCSRTENPELFKLALGGYGLFGVILDVKLKVVDNAALNFHSVAVDPADFVAQYQRYVTDNPKVQFAYGRLRISNKHFLEQASLNYFEQSPEKPASLDAQRNSNTELKRIVFRGSADSEYGKRLRWDLESSLNKVIPLSVFSRNEILDEHASLIENKDPNSTDLLHEYFIPEQNLSSFIKQIKPILQASKIDLLNITLREVKPDHDAFMNYAREPVFGLVFLFNQQKNPAQEQEMQRLTNQLFEVAIQNKGTFYLPYRLHISRENMRLAYPQADQFFQLKQKYDPSEIFNNQFYLHYR, encoded by the coding sequence ATGCCACTCATTTTTAATCGTTATAAAAAATATATTTTATGGAGCACGTTGATTGTGCTCTGTGTGCTGATTTTAATTCCAGCCATACATTTACTGCGTACCAAGCTCAATCAACAACTGCCGCAAGTGCCATTGGCAGCAGGTTATAGCAATGATGCCAGTCAGTTAAACTTAACCAAAGTTTATAAAGTCGTGGATATTCCAGCAGAACCAGAAGCCATGCGAGCGCAAATACGCGCGTTACTCAGTGAAGCCAAAGCCAAGCATTTAAAAGTATCGATTGCAGGTGCGCAGCACAGTATGGGTGGGCACAGCATTTATCCCGATGGGATTGTGTTGAATATGCTGCCTTATAAACAGATGCAGTTTGATCCGCAAAGCAATATTTTAAGTATTGGTTCTGGGGCATTATGGCAGGATGCGATTGCCTATTTAGATGGTTATGGAAAATCGATTGCGGTGATGCAATCTTTTAGTAATTTTTCGATTGGCGGTTCGATGAGTGTTAATGGGCATGGCTGGCAAAAGAATTCACCACCACTGTCATCGAGTGTGATTTCTTTTACTCTAATGAATGCTCAAGGTGAAATCTTAAATTGTAGTCGGACTGAAAATCCTGAACTTTTTAAATTGGCGCTCGGTGGCTATGGTTTATTTGGAGTGATTTTAGATGTAAAACTGAAGGTGGTTGATAATGCGGCTTTGAATTTTCATTCAGTTGCAGTAGACCCAGCAGATTTTGTCGCTCAATATCAACGCTACGTCACAGATAATCCCAAAGTGCAGTTTGCTTATGGGCGTTTGCGTATTTCCAATAAGCATTTTTTAGAGCAGGCCAGTTTAAATTATTTTGAGCAAAGCCCTGAAAAACCAGCCAGCTTAGATGCACAGCGCAACAGTAATACTGAATTAAAGCGGATTGTATTTCGGGGTTCGGCAGACAGTGAATATGGAAAACGACTGCGCTGGGATCTAGAAAGTAGCCTTAATAAAGTCATCCCATTGTCTGTATTTAGTCGCAACGAAATCTTAGATGAACATGCATCCCTTATCGAGAATAAAGATCCAAACTCTACTGATTTATTACATGAGTATTTTATTCCAGAGCAAAATCTAAGTTCGTTTATAAAACAAATCAAACCGATTTTGCAGGCTTCAAAAATAGATTTACTCAATATCACCTTGCGTGAGGTGAAACCTGATCATGATGCCTTTATGAATTATGCACGGGAGCCAGTATTTGGTTTGGTGTTTTTATTTAATCAGCAGAAAAATCCCGCACAAGAACAGGAAATGCAACGACTCACCAATCAATTGTTTGAGGTGGCCATTCAAAATAAGGGAACCTTTTATTTACCTTATCGTTTGCATATTAGCCGCGAGAACATGCGCTTGGCCTATCCGCAAGCTGATCAGTTTTTCCAGTTAAAGCAGAAATATGATCCGAGTGAAATTTTTAATAATCAGTTCTATCTGCATTATCGTTGA
- a CDS encoding OsmC family protein, with the protein MTNSKILHVRSATTWTSGVASVSTIRNFAPIIMDEPTSLGGQDTGANPLEYLTAALNGCKAVMIPLIAQELKFEFTALRFETHGTIDLRGLYGVAGISSHFQTLSFIVYIETDESEQRLNQLKNLVATRCPIYNLIKDAGVKIETVWHRQAIAAVV; encoded by the coding sequence ATGACAAATTCAAAAATTCTTCACGTTCGTTCCGCAACCACGTGGACCTCTGGTGTCGCTTCTGTTTCAACGATTCGTAATTTTGCACCCATCATCATGGATGAACCGACTTCTCTAGGGGGGCAAGATACTGGTGCAAATCCTTTGGAGTATTTGACGGCTGCATTGAATGGTTGTAAAGCAGTGATGATTCCTTTAATTGCGCAAGAATTAAAGTTTGAATTTACTGCATTGCGTTTTGAAACGCATGGCACCATCGATTTACGTGGGTTATATGGCGTTGCAGGAATATCATCACACTTTCAAACGCTCAGCTTTATTGTTTACATTGAAACGGATGAATCTGAGCAGCGCTTAAATCAGCTAAAGAACTTGGTTGCAACACGTTGCCCAATTTATAATTTGATTAAAGATGCGGGTGTGAAAATTGAAACGGTTTGGCATCGTCAAGCCATTGCTGCTGTCGTTTAA